A region of Paenimyroides aestuarii DNA encodes the following proteins:
- a CDS encoding helix-turn-helix domain-containing protein: protein MDTKIPNQQLKTGPDFGKIFRDMAANKKIETPLDFAEKQNWSSLDVIKINDMFFASKQNDSQMFNQSHRAYDAASVKQILNYQKKHGLNNSEISKMFKLSRNTLAKWKKMDLYRNNN from the coding sequence ATGGATACAAAAATACCCAACCAACAGTTAAAAACAGGGCCAGATTTTGGAAAGATTTTCAGAGACATGGCAGCCAATAAAAAAATAGAAACTCCTTTAGATTTTGCCGAAAAGCAAAATTGGAGCAGTCTAGATGTAATCAAAATAAACGATATGTTTTTTGCTTCCAAACAAAATGATAGTCAAATGTTTAATCAAAGTCATCGCGCCTATGATGCAGCCTCTGTGAAACAAATTCTTAATTATCAAAAAAAGCATGGATTAAATAATTCTGAAATTTCCAAAATGTTCAAACTAAGTAGAAATACGTTAGCAAAATGGAAAAAAATGGATCTATACAGAAACAACAACTAG
- a CDS encoding helix-turn-helix domain-containing protein, giving the protein MKCEEEDIFEMFQYKTLDTDRLLRWCKLLEYDFFRLYSQHLILYTSKKHFVNKSTSKSSQVPQFKKNIYTKEIIDYLLDLIRTNQKTVTEIIKEYKIPKTTLYRWIQKYPTNS; this is encoded by the coding sequence ATGAAATGTGAAGAAGAAGATATTTTTGAAATGTTTCAATACAAAACGCTTGATACTGATAGATTACTAAGATGGTGCAAGCTTTTAGAATATGATTTTTTCAGGCTTTATTCACAACATTTAATATTATATACATCAAAAAAACACTTTGTAAATAAAAGTACATCGAAAAGCAGCCAAGTGCCACAATTTAAAAAGAATATATACACCAAAGAGATTATAGACTATTTATTAGACCTTATACGCACTAACCAAAAAACAGTAACTGAAATAATAAAAGAATATAAAATACCAAAAACAACTTTATACAGATGGATACAAAAATACCCAACCAACAGTTAA
- a CDS encoding LytR/AlgR family response regulator transcription factor — protein MQTYSAVIVDDEKTSINLIKYFINKYIPNIHIVGLADTVDNGKKIINHYKPDICVLDIQLKNKNVFELLDQIDYSETEIIFITAFSEYALKAFKYNAIDYIMKPISIEDLTTAFEKCIQRIEERKLFEQSTHSTQNHNSNQKNDTISIVSTDKVDTIKKADILFCKSDGRYTTFYLKNNRQIVASKNLGEYEQLFANDYFFRIHHSYIVNLDNLMLISKKENNYFCDMINNYSLPIAKRRIESLRVFMKMNK, from the coding sequence ATGCAAACGTATTCAGCAGTAATTGTAGATGACGAAAAAACAAGTATCAATTTAATAAAATATTTCATAAACAAATACATTCCAAATATTCACATTGTTGGTTTAGCAGATACAGTTGATAATGGGAAAAAAATTATAAATCATTATAAACCAGATATATGTGTTTTAGATATTCAGTTAAAAAATAAAAATGTTTTTGAATTATTAGACCAGATTGATTACAGTGAAACCGAAATAATATTCATTACCGCATTTAGCGAATATGCGCTTAAAGCTTTCAAATATAATGCAATAGATTATATAATGAAACCTATTTCTATCGAGGATCTTACAACAGCTTTCGAAAAATGCATACAGCGAATTGAAGAACGCAAACTTTTTGAACAAAGCACACACAGTACACAAAACCATAACAGCAATCAAAAAAACGACACAATCTCTATTGTATCAACCGATAAAGTAGATACAATTAAGAAAGCAGATATTCTTTTTTGCAAATCAGATGGCCGATACACTACTTTTTATTTAAAGAACAATCGGCAAATTGTGGCCAGTAAAAATTTAGGCGAATACGAGCAATTATTCGCAAATGATTATTTTTTTAGAATACATCACTCCTATATTGTAAATCTAGACAATTTAATGCTTATCAGTAAAAAAGAGAACAATTATTTTTGTGACATGATCAACAATTACAGTTTACCAATAGCTAAAAGAAGAATTGAAAGCCTACGGGTTTTTATGAAAATGAATAAATAA
- a CDS encoding sensor histidine kinase has translation MKFIKLLVFLCAFNQLWAQEQYATKNIRTVRELESVLTYTVAFDRNGYTWLATDNGIYKFNGTYYKHFSMKDGLPTNDIFYIKIDSEDRIWLTGYFKGLYYIKKDRIFKVENANIQSAYYEFTKQDTLFFSEHLKNGRYFLTNQHFEIKRYPDKENLVLVNYHHALQAYVFKNAATNEFYLLNDQKKVLKKFASNERYYSLLSNPFSINFVNIHQNQQENYTATKRFPFEIQNFTFQKSQPIFAGIAGFNSKRVQLLSAKNDDVYKIYSNADRKCIVFEKGIYNEVLSQKISSLPYNFETIESISIDKYENFWIIFKGNTVQFIPKSFFKIKQYSYNQLLGDHNYHIKSAFLYEHSLIALTSTNEVFQIDFTNKSTKLHTFNDKTSAIYRSGNQLIAVQTNKIAYYKIQENSLEFLGIQDRLIPHKRTGGIRDSYFKNGDIYAIQKNIIQNNTSKSLYEIKADLRFNNILVTDNQSVVVSNEEQLGIYHLNNKQFVASHSIKFTNTINHINDLILVGTHSNGLLLITQNFKILQNLLPNDNIYKIIKDSVSNQLFVVTNAGLYVYNYNNKKLHLTRIIPLDSGIIKGKINDILSDSKNLYIITQQGITTIAKDFINIKISGEIEINHITVNDHKINNLESLFLKRNQNNISIQTSIKTMNNTADFVKYYSLSRNNQPDDWKIFTENELFFKELAPGTYTFKAYSQSYSDKTKNSKSFQFTIKPYFWETTFFKILVFIAVILLTILVLYIIRSKRAKDFNIRLKLINLEMKALRAQMNPHFIFNTLNNMQSSVLFDDEIKVNNYFAKFAKLLRSTLDIVNKEHITLADEMAYINSYIAIENLKTNQPINLTYTIDESIDTTTTKVPVMLLQPFVENAVIHGLSDINDDKQLKITIKKQTDAIIIAITDNGVGRNANKNTDHSTLHTSYATKIVQNRLQLYKDLFKKEFSCEIVDLVDANNQPLGTKVILNIAIIDSFNVHNIFK, from the coding sequence ATGAAGTTTATAAAACTGCTTGTTTTTTTGTGCGCTTTTAACCAACTATGGGCACAAGAGCAGTATGCTACAAAAAATATACGCACGGTGCGTGAACTTGAATCTGTGTTAACATATACCGTGGCTTTTGACCGCAATGGTTATACCTGGCTGGCTACCGACAATGGAATTTATAAATTTAATGGTACATACTACAAACATTTTTCTATGAAAGACGGTTTGCCCACCAATGATATCTTTTATATTAAAATTGATTCTGAAGATCGCATTTGGCTTACCGGCTATTTCAAGGGTTTATATTATATTAAAAAAGACCGAATTTTTAAAGTGGAAAATGCAAATATACAAAGTGCATATTATGAATTTACCAAACAAGATACTTTATTTTTTTCAGAGCATCTGAAAAATGGTCGCTACTTTTTAACCAATCAACATTTTGAAATCAAAAGATACCCAGATAAAGAAAACCTTGTTTTGGTTAATTACCACCATGCATTGCAGGCTTATGTATTTAAAAATGCGGCAACAAATGAATTTTATCTATTAAATGATCAAAAAAAGGTGTTAAAGAAGTTTGCATCCAATGAACGGTATTATTCGCTACTTTCTAATCCATTCTCCATTAATTTTGTAAATATACACCAAAATCAACAAGAAAATTATACGGCTACAAAACGGTTTCCTTTTGAAATACAAAATTTTACATTTCAAAAATCACAACCAATCTTTGCAGGTATAGCTGGATTCAATTCAAAACGGGTGCAATTGCTTTCTGCAAAAAACGATGATGTTTATAAAATATACAGTAATGCTGACAGAAAATGCATCGTTTTTGAAAAAGGTATCTATAACGAAGTTTTATCGCAAAAAATTTCTTCATTACCCTACAATTTTGAAACTATTGAAAGTATCAGCATTGATAAATATGAGAATTTTTGGATTATTTTTAAAGGAAATACCGTTCAATTCATTCCAAAATCGTTTTTTAAAATTAAACAATACAGTTATAATCAGCTGTTAGGAGATCATAATTACCATATTAAATCGGCGTTTTTGTATGAGCATTCGCTAATTGCATTAACAAGTACAAATGAGGTGTTCCAAATTGATTTTACAAATAAATCTACAAAATTGCATACGTTTAATGATAAAACATCTGCTATCTATCGTTCGGGTAACCAATTGATTGCGGTGCAAACAAACAAAATTGCTTATTATAAAATTCAAGAAAATTCGCTGGAATTTTTGGGCATTCAAGACCGATTAATTCCCCATAAAAGAACAGGAGGTATTAGAGATAGTTATTTTAAAAACGGCGATATATATGCAATTCAGAAAAATATTATACAAAACAATACTTCGAAAAGTTTGTACGAAATAAAGGCCGATTTGCGCTTTAATAATATTTTGGTGACCGATAATCAATCGGTGGTTGTTTCAAACGAAGAACAATTAGGTATTTATCATCTAAACAATAAACAATTTGTAGCATCGCATTCCATAAAATTTACCAATACCATTAATCATATCAACGATTTAATTTTGGTAGGTACACATTCAAATGGTTTGCTTTTGATAACGCAAAATTTTAAAATTTTACAAAATTTACTTCCTAATGACAACATCTATAAAATTATCAAAGATTCTGTATCAAACCAGCTATTTGTGGTAACCAATGCCGGATTATATGTTTATAATTACAACAATAAAAAATTACATTTAACGAGGATAATACCATTGGATAGTGGTATTATAAAAGGTAAAATTAATGATATTCTTTCCGATAGCAAAAACCTTTATATCATTACGCAGCAAGGAATTACAACAATAGCAAAAGATTTCATCAATATAAAAATTTCGGGTGAAATAGAAATTAATCATATCACCGTTAATGACCATAAAATCAATAATTTAGAATCCTTATTTTTAAAAAGAAATCAAAATAATATAAGCATTCAAACTTCTATAAAAACAATGAATAATACCGCTGATTTTGTGAAGTATTATTCCTTATCAAGAAATAATCAACCAGATGATTGGAAAATATTTACCGAAAATGAATTATTTTTTAAAGAACTAGCTCCGGGTACATATACTTTTAAAGCCTATAGTCAATCTTACAGTGATAAAACAAAAAATAGTAAGAGCTTTCAATTTACAATAAAACCGTATTTTTGGGAAACAACTTTCTTTAAAATACTTGTATTTATCGCAGTTATTTTATTAACCATTTTGGTGTTGTATATCATTCGATCAAAACGTGCTAAAGACTTTAACATTCGTTTAAAACTTATAAATTTAGAAATGAAAGCCTTACGCGCACAAATGAACCCTCATTTCATTTTTAATACTTTAAATAATATGCAGAGCAGTGTGTTGTTTGACGATGAAATTAAAGTGAATAACTACTTTGCGAAATTTGCAAAATTACTACGCTCTACGCTTGATATTGTAAATAAAGAACACATAACCTTGGCCGATGAAATGGCTTATATCAATTCGTATATTGCTATTGAAAATTTGAAAACCAACCAGCCAATAAATCTCACTTATACAATTGATGAATCCATTGATACTACCACAACAAAAGTACCTGTGATGCTGTTACAGCCATTTGTAGAAAATGCAGTAATTCATGGCTTGTCGGATATAAACGATGACAAACAATTAAAAATTACTATAAAAAAACAAACAGATGCAATCATCATTGCCATTACAGACAATGGAGTAGGGAGGAACGCAAATAAAAACACAGACCATTCCACCTTACACACCTCCTATGCAACAAAAATCGTTCAAAACAGGTTACAATTATACAAAGATTTGTTTAAAAAAGAATTCTCATGCGAAATTGTTGATTTGGTCGATGCCAACAACCAGCCACTAGGTACCAAAGTAATTCTTAACATTGCCATTATTGATTCATTTAATGTACATAATATTTTTAAATAA
- the ybeY gene encoding rRNA maturation RNase YbeY, whose translation MVIFNYETDFQLENEQQYEDWIDAIIESEGKEAGEINYIFCDDAYLHNINMQYLNHDTLTDIISFDYCIGDLISGDIFISMERVEENAKEYEVSLQNELLRVMAHGVLHYCGYKDKTDKEAELMSIKEQEKINMFHVEQ comes from the coding sequence ATGGTTATATTTAATTACGAAACCGATTTTCAGTTAGAAAACGAGCAACAATATGAAGATTGGATTGATGCCATAATTGAATCGGAAGGTAAAGAAGCCGGTGAAATTAATTACATTTTTTGTGACGATGCGTATTTGCACAACATCAATATGCAGTACCTAAATCACGATACTTTAACAGATATTATTAGTTTCGATTATTGTATTGGCGACTTAATTTCTGGTGATATTTTTATATCAATGGAGCGCGTAGAAGAGAATGCAAAAGAATACGAGGTATCTCTCCAAAACGAACTACTTCGAGTGATGGCTCATGGTGTTTTGCATTACTGCGGATACAAAGATAAAACAGATAAAGAAGCCGAATTAATGAGTATAAAAGAACAAGAAAAAATTAATATGTTCCACGTGGAACAATAA
- the mnmG gene encoding tRNA uridine-5-carboxymethylaminomethyl(34) synthesis enzyme MnmG: MSIFQDKYDVIVVGAGHAGSEAAAAAANMGMKTLLITMSLQNIAQMSCNPAMGGIAKGQIVREIDAMGGYSGIVSDQSAIQFKMLNVSKGPAMWSPRCQSDRMLFAETWRLMLEGTPNLDFYQEMVSGILIENHKIVGVKTSLGIEIKSKTVILTNGTFLNGLIHIGDKQFGGGRAGESASFGITEDLIKVGFEAGRMKTGTPPRVDGRSLDYSKMEEQPGDENPQKFSYSDKTKPLTKQRSCYMTYTSPEVHDLLREGFDRSPMFNGRIKSLGPRYCPSIEDKINRFADKDRHQLFVEPEGWNTVEVYVNGFSTSLPEDVQFNALRSVVGFEKVKFFRPGYAIEYDYFPPTQLKHTLETKLVEGLFFAGQINGTTGYEEAAAQGLMAGINAALKVQEKAPLILKRNEAYIGVLIDDLITKGTEEPYRMFTSRAEYRTLLRQDNADFRLTPKAFEIGLAGEDRLKRMEYKKESSDHFVQFFKETSVQPKEANPILEIKGSEPMKQPDKMFKVFSRPQITDEDILRFEKVKQYICENDLDKEIVDQSIIQVKYSGYIEKEKNNADKLNRLEDVRIPEHFDYDKIKSMSYEAKEKLKKIRPVTISQASRISGVAPSDISILLIHMGR, from the coding sequence ATGAGTATATTTCAAGATAAATATGATGTGATTGTGGTTGGAGCTGGGCATGCGGGTTCAGAAGCTGCTGCCGCTGCTGCAAACATGGGAATGAAGACGCTTTTGATAACAATGAGTCTTCAGAATATTGCACAAATGAGTTGTAATCCTGCAATGGGTGGAATTGCAAAAGGACAAATTGTTCGTGAAATCGATGCAATGGGTGGTTACTCTGGAATTGTATCTGATCAATCGGCTATTCAATTTAAAATGTTGAACGTTTCCAAAGGACCTGCTATGTGGTCGCCAAGATGTCAAAGCGATCGTATGTTGTTTGCAGAAACCTGGCGCTTGATGTTAGAAGGAACTCCGAATTTAGATTTTTACCAAGAAATGGTTTCCGGAATTTTGATAGAAAATCATAAAATAGTAGGTGTAAAAACAAGCCTTGGAATTGAAATAAAATCAAAAACTGTTATCCTTACAAATGGTACTTTTTTAAACGGTTTAATTCATATCGGAGATAAACAGTTTGGAGGTGGTAGGGCAGGAGAGAGTGCCTCTTTTGGAATTACTGAAGATTTAATAAAAGTAGGTTTTGAAGCTGGAAGAATGAAAACCGGAACACCGCCTCGCGTAGATGGACGATCGTTAGATTATTCTAAAATGGAAGAACAGCCAGGTGATGAAAATCCGCAAAAGTTTTCGTATTCAGATAAAACAAAACCGCTTACCAAACAACGCTCTTGTTATATGACTTATACTTCGCCAGAAGTACATGATTTGTTACGGGAAGGTTTTGATCGTTCGCCTATGTTTAACGGTAGAATTAAAAGTTTAGGTCCGCGTTATTGTCCTTCTATTGAAGATAAAATCAATCGTTTTGCAGATAAAGATCGTCACCAATTATTTGTGGAGCCTGAGGGTTGGAACACAGTAGAAGTGTATGTAAACGGCTTTTCTACTTCGTTACCAGAAGATGTGCAGTTTAATGCCTTGCGGTCTGTGGTTGGTTTTGAAAAGGTGAAGTTTTTCCGTCCGGGTTATGCGATTGAATACGATTATTTTCCGCCAACACAATTGAAACATACCTTAGAAACAAAGTTAGTGGAAGGTTTGTTTTTTGCAGGTCAAATAAACGGAACTACAGGTTATGAAGAAGCAGCAGCACAAGGCTTAATGGCAGGTATAAATGCTGCTTTAAAAGTGCAAGAAAAAGCACCTTTAATTTTGAAAAGAAACGAAGCATATATTGGGGTTTTAATTGATGATTTAATTACAAAGGGAACAGAAGAACCATACCGAATGTTTACATCACGTGCGGAATATAGAACACTTTTACGCCAAGATAACGCAGATTTTAGATTAACTCCAAAAGCATTTGAAATTGGTTTAGCAGGTGAAGATCGATTAAAAAGAATGGAATACAAAAAAGAATCATCCGATCATTTCGTTCAGTTTTTTAAAGAAACATCTGTGCAGCCGAAAGAAGCAAATCCTATTTTAGAAATAAAAGGAAGCGAACCAATGAAGCAACCCGATAAAATGTTTAAGGTTTTTTCACGTCCGCAAATAACTGATGAAGATATATTGCGATTTGAAAAAGTGAAGCAATACATCTGCGAAAATGATTTAGATAAAGAGATTGTTGATCAATCAATTATTCAAGTGAAATATTCTGGTTATATCGAAAAGGAAAAAAACAATGCTGATAAACTCAATAGATTAGAAGATGTGCGTATTCCGGAACATTTCGATTATGATAAAATCAAATCCATGTCTTATGAAGCAAAAGAGAAATTGAAAAAGATTCGTCCGGTTACTATTTCGCAAGCATCGCGTATTAGTGGTGTAGCACCGTCTGATATTTCTATTTTATTAATACACATGGGCAGATAA
- a CDS encoding class I SAM-dependent methyltransferase, translated as MKNKTIKDYSITKEDFELIYHKKYDMYQTKFSAFDQLGAYYKSENYISHTDGKRNWFEKMYQLVKNHTIKSKWNLISNVTNRSYLNVLDIGCGTGDFLKYGIQKLAVNGVGVEPNKTARGIAQSKKMDVFISIDEMPAEKFDVITLWHVLEHVTDLNVYFQFFKEHLNKYGTLIIAVPNFKSYDAKHYKQHWAAWDVPRHLWHFSKTSIKQLAEEHQFKLIHIKPMYFDSFYVSLLSEEYKTGSKNLIKAFCIGLLSNLKGFFSKEYSSHIYILKK; from the coding sequence ATGAAAAACAAAACCATTAAAGATTACAGTATAACCAAAGAAGATTTTGAGTTGATCTATCATAAAAAATATGATATGTATCAAACAAAATTTTCGGCATTTGACCAGTTGGGAGCATATTATAAAAGTGAGAATTATATTTCACACACCGACGGTAAAAGAAATTGGTTTGAAAAAATGTATCAGTTGGTAAAAAATCATACCATAAAAAGTAAATGGAACTTAATAAGTAATGTTACCAATCGGTCATACCTAAATGTATTAGATATTGGATGCGGTACGGGTGATTTTTTAAAATATGGTATTCAAAAATTAGCAGTTAATGGAGTAGGAGTAGAACCCAACAAAACAGCGCGTGGTATTGCACAATCTAAAAAAATGGATGTGTTTATTTCCATTGATGAAATGCCTGCTGAAAAATTTGATGTGATTACACTATGGCATGTGCTGGAACATGTAACTGATTTGAATGTATATTTTCAATTTTTTAAAGAACATTTAAACAAATATGGAACACTGATAATTGCTGTTCCAAATTTTAAATCGTATGATGCAAAACATTATAAACAACATTGGGCAGCTTGGGACGTACCCAGACATCTTTGGCATTTTAGTAAAACATCCATAAAACAATTAGCCGAAGAACATCAATTCAAATTAATACATATAAAACCTATGTATTTTGATAGTTTTTATGTTTCATTATTATCGGAAGAATACAAAACAGGATCCAAAAACCTTATAAAAGCATTTTGTATCGGTTTACTGTCTAATTTAAAGGGATTTTTCTCTAAAGAGTATTCTTCGCACATTTATATTCTTAAAAAATAA
- a CDS encoding OmpH family outer membrane protein, with the protein MKKIMMLAVVALSVVACNKETAETANSEKATAEKVALKTAYIDTEVLMKDYQEFKDFEVKFKTMSEKMKNELDSDARKFQNDVLDLQKNAQSKGMEWAQKRQAELERRQQTLTEKEQNYMKKFQEESAVERDSMVSKMKKFIKDYGKEKGYDYIYGTGDAASVLYAKEEYDLTKEILALLHKQYEEKTGKKVEAKEETTTTETKKEADKK; encoded by the coding sequence ATGAAAAAAATAATGATGTTGGCTGTTGTAGCACTTAGTGTTGTGGCTTGTAACAAAGAAACGGCAGAAACAGCGAATTCAGAAAAAGCAACAGCGGAAAAAGTGGCTTTAAAAACAGCTTATATCGATACGGAAGTTTTAATGAAAGATTACCAAGAATTCAAAGATTTCGAGGTAAAGTTTAAAACCATGTCCGAAAAAATGAAGAATGAATTAGACAGTGATGCACGTAAATTTCAAAACGATGTGTTGGATCTTCAGAAAAATGCCCAATCAAAAGGTATGGAATGGGCACAAAAACGCCAAGCAGAATTAGAACGCCGTCAGCAAACTTTAACAGAGAAAGAACAAAACTATATGAAAAAGTTCCAAGAAGAAAGTGCTGTGGAACGCGATTCAATGGTTTCTAAAATGAAAAAATTCATTAAAGATTACGGCAAAGAAAAAGGTTACGACTATATTTATGGAACAGGCGATGCAGCATCGGTTCTTTATGCAAAAGAAGAATATGATTTAACCAAAGAAATATTAGCATTGTTACACAAACAATACGAAGAAAAAACCGGTAAAAAAGTAGAGGCTAAAGAAGAAACTACTACCACTGAAACTAAAAAAGAAGCGGATAAGAAGTAA
- a CDS encoding DUF2683 family protein: protein MTTITIKINERTKAGKALKNLIEFFSKEHKGIEIVSDTKSGYNAEFVQKIKKAEENIKSGKCVEIDPNDVWRSLVLK, encoded by the coding sequence ATGACAACTATAACCATAAAAATAAACGAACGTACAAAAGCTGGCAAAGCATTAAAAAATTTAATTGAATTTTTTTCTAAAGAACACAAAGGTATTGAAATTGTTTCGGATACAAAAAGTGGATACAATGCTGAATTTGTTCAAAAAATAAAGAAAGCCGAAGAAAATATTAAAAGCGGGAAGTGTGTAGAAATAGATCCAAATGATGTATGGCGAAGTTTAGTATTGAAATAA
- a CDS encoding helix-turn-helix domain-containing protein, producing the protein MTPEAELVLQYIQHTNRNVFLTGKAGTGKTTLLKKILATTHKSTVVVAPTGIAALNAGGVTIHSFFQLPFSSYIPTTDFKNNNNGLYFETKQTITRHFKMQESKQSIIKSLELLVIDEVSMLRADVLDAMNELLQFVRRSSLPFGGVQVLFIGDLWQLPPVVKPNEWETLRHFYQGIYFFNAWVMQTEPPVYVELKKIYRQDDADFIRLLNNFRTNNITPADYEVLAKQVDEHFDTNKNKGYITLTTHNRKADEINEQQLRHIKTQEFVFLPEIIGDFPEKLFPLEPELVLKKGAQVMFVKNDLSFEKRYYNGKIGTVFFVSENEIEVFLPEDNVKITVEKYEWQNVRYVLNEQTKEIEEEVLGTFVQYPLKLAWAITVHKSQGLTFDKAVLDINDVFMSGQAYVALSRLRSLDGLVLSKPVAIRQILADENILSFTQKNAAIRQEDQLLQAKLEYLWQQVSETFNWQQAHDDFYKWIATWIPEKKSTRKIYRAWAEKQERLLLHLKKVGLQFLQELHAIFTDTDFRTDHLVQRFSKAYTYFYPKLDELGYDTLFVLEQAKKKKGFVLFVEQLRVFEEQHIKMVLKLLKTNKMIELFGKQMDFSTDNLKQTNAVSYRLNHLTAIKEILRTQMLDVTEEDAIDDDLKQIEKPTKTTTIDKTFELFQQRLTVSQIADKRKLSVATIYQHVGKLIAANKIAISEVLSKKKIAELQKLFSGNEDKTLTEIKADAPESITWEDLRIYKASLQVKN; encoded by the coding sequence ATGACACCTGAAGCAGAATTAGTTTTACAATACATACAGCATACCAACCGAAATGTTTTTTTAACTGGAAAAGCAGGAACTGGTAAAACCACTTTGCTCAAAAAAATTCTTGCCACCACACACAAAAGCACAGTTGTAGTGGCACCAACTGGTATTGCGGCTTTAAATGCGGGCGGGGTAACCATTCACTCGTTTTTTCAGTTGCCTTTTTCATCCTATATTCCTACTACCGATTTTAAAAATAACAACAATGGGCTGTATTTTGAAACCAAACAAACTATTACCCGCCATTTTAAAATGCAAGAATCAAAGCAGTCTATTATCAAAAGTTTAGAGTTGCTGGTGATTGATGAAGTGTCTATGTTGCGAGCTGATGTGTTAGATGCCATGAACGAATTATTGCAGTTTGTTCGCAGGTCATCGTTGCCTTTTGGTGGCGTTCAGGTATTGTTTATAGGCGATTTGTGGCAATTGCCGCCTGTTGTGAAGCCAAACGAATGGGAAACTCTAAGGCATTTTTACCAAGGTATTTATTTTTTCAACGCCTGGGTCATGCAAACAGAACCTCCTGTTTATGTGGAACTTAAAAAGATTTACCGCCAAGACGATGCCGATTTTATTCGGTTGCTGAATAATTTTAGAACAAACAACATCACTCCTGCCGATTATGAGGTTTTGGCAAAACAAGTTGATGAACATTTCGACACCAACAAAAACAAAGGTTATATCACACTTACCACACACAACCGAAAAGCCGATGAAATAAATGAGCAACAACTGCGCCATATTAAAACACAAGAATTTGTTTTCTTGCCTGAAATTATTGGCGATTTTCCCGAAAAACTATTTCCGTTAGAACCCGAATTGGTGCTGAAAAAAGGCGCACAAGTGATGTTTGTAAAAAACGATTTAAGTTTTGAAAAACGCTATTACAACGGAAAAATCGGAACGGTGTTTTTTGTGTCTGAAAACGAAATAGAGGTTTTTTTGCCCGAAGATAATGTCAAAATTACGGTTGAAAAATACGAATGGCAAAATGTGCGTTATGTGCTCAATGAACAAACCAAAGAAATCGAAGAAGAAGTTTTAGGAACATTTGTGCAATATCCTTTGAAACTGGCTTGGGCCATAACGGTGCATAAATCGCAAGGATTAACATTTGATAAAGCAGTGCTTGATATCAACGATGTGTTTATGAGTGGGCAAGCTTATGTGGCATTGTCGCGTTTGCGCAGTTTAGATGGTTTGGTTCTATCAAAACCAGTTGCAATCCGCCAAATTTTGGCCGATGAAAACATTCTGTCTTTCACCCAAAAGAATGCAGCTATTCGGCAGGAAGATCAATTATTGCAAGCCAAATTAGAATATTTATGGCAACAAGTATCCGAAACATTCAATTGGCAGCAAGCACATGATGATTTTTATAAATGGATTGCTACTTGGATTCCCGAAAAAAAATCGACCCGAAAAATTTATCGCGCTTGGGCAGAAAAACAAGAACGTTTGCTGTTGCATCTCAAAAAAGTGGGATTGCAATTTTTACAAGAACTACACGCTATTTTTACCGATACCGATTTTAGAACCGATCATTTGGTGCAGCGTTTTTCCAAAGCATATACCTATTTTTATCCAAAATTGGATGAATTGGGATACGACACGCTTTTTGTGTTGGAACAAGCAAAGAAAAAGAAAGGTTTTGTACTTTTTGTGGAACAATTACGAGTATTTGAGGAGCAACATATAAAAATGGTTTTAAAGTTGCTTAAAACGAATAAAATGATTGAATTGTTTGGCAAGCAAATGGATTTCTCAACCGATAATCTAAAGCAAACAAATGCCGTTTCATACCGATTGAATCATTTAACGGCGATTAAGGAAATTTTGCGCACCCAAATGTTAGATGTTACAGAGGAAGATGCTATAGATGATGATTTAAAACAAATTGAAAAACCTACTAAAACCACTACAATAGACAAAACGTTTGAGCTTTTTCAACAAAGATTAACCGTGAGCCAAATTGCCGATAAACGCAAACTTTCTGTTGCAACCATTTATCAACATGTGGGCAAATTAATAGCAGCGAATAAAATAGCAATCAGCGAAGTATTGTCAAAAAAGAAAATAGCAGAATTGCAAAAATTATTCAGTGGGAATGAAGATAAAACCTTAACCGAAATTAAAGCCGATGCTCCTGAATCAATTACTTGGGAAGATTTGCGTATTTATAAAGCTTCTCTACAAGTGAAGAACTGA